Proteins co-encoded in one Oncorhynchus masou masou isolate Uvic2021 chromosome 22, UVic_Omas_1.1, whole genome shotgun sequence genomic window:
- the si:dkey-246g23.4 gene encoding monocarboxylate transporter 2: MDSPVKSGTVQYRQQLTVGPPDGGYGWFILLACFLVFGLTFGVIKAFGVFYMEIHGYFEATATGTSWITSIAVATIHCGAPMASALSARYSHRAVVMIGGLLSCVGMVAGAYAQNLVQLYITVGLLTGFGYALTWTPTVTMVGWYFEKRRPMANALASAGECIITFLFTPLFQLLVDHYSWRGAMLVLGGLQLNLCVCGMLLRPLNTPTKLPPKEDREEEGDLTLDALPQTKSSSEGTVERTGKAQKARKAELWSKVLRYVDYTLITNPRFMVYSMFGVFAALGFFAPALFLVPYARSQGVDEYQATALMSISAVLDLTGRLFFGWVANLHLVEMVQQLTATVILLGIVLLLCPLASSFLELAAFSSAYGLVYGATVSIHITVLAEVVGVQRLGSALGFFMLIRSSGGLLGPPIAGFLIDKMSDYGSGFLMAGVALIISALFLLLLHQMNRRAQGSARTGHV; the protein is encoded by the exons ATGGACTCCCCAGTGAAGAGTGGGACTGTGCAGTACCGACAGCAGCTTACGGTGGGCCCCCCTGATGGAGGCTACGGATGGTTCATCCTGCTGGCCTGCTTCCTGGTGTTTGGGCTGACCTTTGGAGTGATCAAGGCCTTCGGAGTGTTCTACATGGAGATCCACGGCTACTTTGAGGCCACAGCAACAGGAACCTCCTGGATTACATCCATTGCTGTGGCAACCATACACTGTGGAG CCCCCATGGCCTCTGCTCTGAGTGCTCGCTACAGCCACCGGGCCGTGGTGATGATCGGGGGTCTACTGAGCTGTGTGGGGATGGTGGCTGGGGCTTACGCACAGAACCTGGTTCAACTTTACATCACTGTTGGGCTCCTAACCG GTTTTGGTTATGCCCTGACCTGGACCCCCACAGTGACCATGGTGGGATGGTATTTTGAGAAGAGGAGGCCCATGGCCAACGCCTTGGCCAGCGCAGGAGAGTGCATCATCACCTTCCTGTTTACTCCACTGTTCCAGCTGCTGGTGGACCACTACTCCTGGAGGGGGGCCATGTTGGTGCTGGGGGGCCTGCAGCTcaacctgtgtgtttgtgggatGTTACTGCGCCCCCTGAACACCCCCACTAAGCTGCCTCccaaggaggacagagaggaggaaggagacttGACGTTGGATGCCTTGCCCCAGACTAAATCCAGCTCTGAGGGGACAGTGGAGCGGACAGGCAAAGCCCAGAAGGCCAGAAAGGCTGAGCTATGGAGCAAAGTCCTGCGCTACGTGGACTACACACTCATCACCAACCCCCGCTTCATGGTCTACTCCATGTTCGGGGTGTTTGCTGCTTTGGGCTTTTTTGCCCCGGCCCTCTTCCTTGTGCCCTATGCCCGGAGCCAGGGAGTGGATGAGTATCAGGCGACTGCCCTCATGTCCATCTCAGCGGTTCTGGACCTGACGGGCCGGTTGTTCTTCGGTTGGGTGGCCAACCTGCATCTAGTGGAGATGGTGCAGCAGCTGACTGCCACTGTGATCTTGCTGGGTATAGTCCTGCTGCTGTGTCCCCTCGCCTCCTCCTTCCTTGAGCTGGCTGCCTTCAGTTCAGCCTATGGCCTGGTGTACGGGGCCACCGTCTCCATCCACATCACCGTGCTGGCTGAGGTGGTAGGCGTGCAGCGGCTGGGGAGTGCCCTCGGCTTCTTCATGCTCATCCGCAGCAGCGGTGGCCTCCTGGGGCCGCCCATCGCAG GATTCCTTATAGACAAGATGAGTGACTATGGGTCAGGCTTCCTCATGGCAGGCGTGGCCCTCATCATCTCTGCCCTCTTTCTGCTCCTGCTGCACCAGATGAACCGCAGGGCTCAGGGATCAGCCAGGACGGGACATGTATGA